AGTGCATCTTGCCCACCGCCTTCGTCCGGTAGCCGGCTTGCCGCAGAAGCCGGGGAAAGGTTGGGATCCCCGGCGCCAGCGTACTGTGGTTCGTCCATCCCCCGTGCTGGTGCGCGTAGAGCCCCGCCAGAAGCGAGTAACGGGACGGCGTGCAGACCGGGTAGGGGCAGAAGCTGTTGTCGAATCGCACCGCGTCGGCGGCCAGTCGGTCCAGGTGCGGCGTGTGGATTTGCGGATTCCCATAGAATCCCAGGCAATCCCAGCGGTGCTCATCGGTGTGGATCAGCAGGATGTTGGGGTGTGTCGCCGGGCGGGTCACGGTGGTCTTCTCCTAACTGGCCATGTATCGCTCGCGCTCCAGCCAGACCTCAGTCAATCCCAGATGTTCGATCAGTTGGGGGCCGGGGAGGAAGGGATCGTGGGTCCGCTCCAGCCAGGCGCTCAGCTGTTGTCTCAGTTCATCGGCCACGTGCCGATAGTCGGGATGGTTCACCAGGTTGCGGGTCTGATATGGGTCGGCCTCGTTGTCGAACAGCAGCCAGGGGATCCGTCCCGGCCTCTCGACGTAGGTATACCGTCGTGTGCGCACACCGCGCCACTCGGTCATATGCTGCCGTTTTGCCTCGTCAAAGCAGATGTAGTTGGCGATGAGGACGGACTCCGGCGATGGCGCTCCGGCCTGGCCGAGCAACGCCGCCGAGAGATCCTGCCCCTCCTGCCCGCTGGGGAGATCCCAGCCCATCAGCCCGGCCAGCGTGGGCAGGATGTCCACCGTGCCTACGAGGGCATCACACACTCGGCCGGCGGGCAGCACACCGGGCCATCGGATCAGGAACGGGACGGAGATGGACTCCTCGTAGGGCGCCTGTTTCTTCATCCATCCATGCGACCAGAGCATGTCGCCGTGGTCGGACGTGAACACGACGATGGTGTCCTCGGCCAAACCCAACGCGTCGAGCCGATCCAGCAGGCGCGCCAGTTGATCATCCAGGGCGGTGATCGCCGCATAGTAGTCGGCGATGGTGCGTCGGCAGTCCAGGCCTGCGGCCAGCGGGTTGTCGGCATCCGGTTGGGCATTGGGTCGCAGCGTCAGAGCCGTCGGATCGTACATGGCGCGGTACGTCTCGGGCACCTGATCGTAAGGATCGTGCGGTGGGCCCCAGGAGAGCACCAGGCAGAACGGCTCGGCTGCGTCTCGCTGTTCATCCAGGAACGCCAGCGCCAGATCCGTCTGGACCTCGGGCTCGTAGCCATCCACCTCGACCACCTGCGGCGTGTCCCGGTAGTATTTGGGATGGAAGTAGTCGTGGGTGCAGTTGTAGGCGGCCCAGAAGTCGAAGCCGCTGCGTCGGGGGCCGGGCGGGGTGAATTTGGTGCGAGGCACGCCATCCAGATGCCACTTGCCGATGTAGGCGGTGCGATAGCCGTGGTCTCGGGCGATGGTGCCCAGCGATGGCAGATGGGAGGGCAGAGGGAGATCGTTGCCCGGCACCCGGTTCGTCGTCGGGTAGGTGCCGGTCAGCAGGATGGCCCGATTGGGGCTGCACACCGGCGATGTGGCGAAGCAGCGCGTCAGGCGCACGCCCTGCTTGGCCAGACGGTCCATGGCCGGCGTGCGTACATCGGGATTGCCTGCGCATCCCATATCCATCCCCCGCATCTGATCGGCGAACACCAGCAGCAGGTTGGGAAGGGGGCGTTTCGTGGATCCGGATCGACTCACGGC
The genomic region above belongs to Chloroflexota bacterium and contains:
- a CDS encoding sulfatase, with translation MSRSGSTKRPLPNLLLVFADQMRGMDMGCAGNPDVRTPAMDRLAKQGVRLTRCFATSPVCSPNRAILLTGTYPTTNRVPGNDLPLPSHLPSLGTIARDHGYRTAYIGKWHLDGVPRTKFTPPGPRRSGFDFWAAYNCTHDYFHPKYYRDTPQVVEVDGYEPEVQTDLALAFLDEQRDAAEPFCLVLSWGPPHDPYDQVPETYRAMYDPTALTLRPNAQPDADNPLAAGLDCRRTIADYYAAITALDDQLARLLDRLDALGLAEDTIVVFTSDHGDMLWSHGWMKKQAPYEESISVPFLIRWPGVLPAGRVCDALVGTVDILPTLAGLMGWDLPSGQEGQDLSAALLGQAGAPSPESVLIANYICFDEAKRQHMTEWRGVRTRRYTYVERPGRIPWLLFDNEADPYQTRNLVNHPDYRHVADELRQQLSAWLERTHDPFLPGPQLIEHLGLTEVWLERERYMAS